The genomic segment CGCCCACATCACTGACTTCACCAGCGATTTGCCCGCCAGCGAAGACACGATCCAGATCCACGGCGATCTCAGCGATTACAGCCTCGACCAAAGCCTCAACTACGGGGGGTCTGCAGCTCTAGACACGGCGATTTTCCAGAGCGGCGACTTGATCGCAGTCGTGGAAGATACGACGGCAATTGCCTTGACGGCTGATTACTTTACGACGGTGTAATCGGAGTCGAGACGGCCGTCCATCTCGGCGCCGTTTCAGCTTCGTTTTGAGTCTCCGACCGTGAAGTCGGAGACTTTTTGCAAGCGCTTGGGGATTGCACCCTGCTCAAGCACTGCCAACTTACCGCTTGCTTCAGAAAATCGATACTATTTCAGGACTTACGAAAATTCAGGGCTTACGCAAAAGCCAGAGCGATTGATAGACGTTTGATTTGCTCGAGCAGGGAGTCCGACAGCGAACCTTGCTTCAGCTCATACACCGTTTGCCCGGCGCGTAACGCAATCTCCTTCAACCGCCCCCACACCAGCAGGGCGCAGGCGATATAGTTGCGCTGGATATGACTCTTACGGCACTGACATCGCTCGATGCCCGTAAACGGCTTCAGTGCTCGGTGGAACTCTCAATTATCCAGTGCACACCGCTCACACGTCCTGCGCGGTCACTTGAGCTTTGTCGTTGGTAGCGATAAACTCCTGAAACTTGACGGCAACGCACGAGGTTCTTACCACTGTAGCAACGAAGCCGAGCTGTGACTGTCCCGAGTCGCGATCGCACTGCATCTCCGTTGTGGGACACTCTAAAGCTCGGTATTCTGCCCCTCAGCAGCTCCTGACAGAAAACCGACTGCGAGCGATCGCGATCGGACGCTCTGCACTCGGCGATCGCTCCGTAATCCGTTCACTCGTTGAGGGTGCGAGCGATCGGATCTCGCGCCCTTTATTACCCGTAGGGCAAACTGGACCACCTGCGATTGTATGAGCGTCTGGATACCAGTTCTGGCAAAGGCTTTGCTTTTGCACGACCCTGGACGACAGATCTGTTCGCCCTCTGCATTCATCCCAACTACAACGCGACCTGCGCCTTTTGATTCGGGCGATCGCAAGTTGCCTGGTGTCACTTCTTGGCAAGGGCCCGATCGGGCTAAAAACAAGATACGAATTACTTCCGATGTAAGAAGAAATCAATTCAATTTGCGGCTGCGATCCTCGTCAGATTCCTGCGAGCTTGCGAAACTAAGGGTGTGAGTTGAATCCCAATCAACACCACAAAATCTAGAAAGATGTGATTAGTCTACAACGACTCCAGCCACTGACTCTATGCCATTCGGCGTTTGCAGCCTTCTCTCGTTCAGCCTCTTTCAACCAGGAGCAAAACAATGATTGATTACCTATTTAATGACGCTCCCAAATACACTGTCGAACAAGGTATCTCCCCCTATGTCCTGAAACCCATTGGGCGTTGTCTGGAAGGTGGGGGAGGAAACGACCACCTGGAAGGATGGATCGGCGACGACAAGCTCTACGGTTTTGGTGGCGACGACTTACTTTACGGCTGGTACGGCAACGACTACCTCGACGGCGGGAATGGCAACGACTACCTCGACGGCGGGGACGGCAAAGACTTCCTGTCCGGTGGGGACGGCAAAGACTTCCTGTCCGGCGGGTTCGGCGACGACCGCCTCCTCGGCGGGAACGGTGACGACCGCCTCCACGGCGGGAACGGAAACGACACCCTCGAGG from the Rubidibacter lacunae KORDI 51-2 genome contains:
- a CDS encoding calcium-binding protein; this encodes MIDYLFNDAPKYTVEQGISPYVLKPIGRCLEGGGGNDHLEGWIGDDKLYGFGGDDLLYGWYGNDYLDGGNGNDYLDGGDGKDFLSGGDGKDFLSGGFGDDRLLGGNGDDRLHGGNGNDTLEGGNGDDTLFGGSGDDTLWGRDGNDYLDGGSEDDRL